A single window of Acidobacteriota bacterium DNA harbors:
- a CDS encoding ATP-binding protein codes for MTRWSIRARLTVWVATVLGLVLVVLAASTWWTLQESFAEAIDKGLVARVTAIGRFLDQQTGPASMQEMEDDLREYVTLDPGWNLVRITGLGIAVLYKSPAFDDAALPPAGPELAAGGRVFHDVQMKGRPLRMITARLVARHQTYTVDVALPLGELQEALDQFKWAVLILVPCGILAAALGGYWISRRALAPVDRIASTARSITPQDLGRRLDVPATGDELQRLTETLNAMLDRLEAAFRETTRFTADASHELRSPISVIRTSAEIALRRERSVAEYREALSGILHESERTSVLVQDLLTLTRADAGVDILQRTPLDLRVLLDDLHGSLSTLCAHASLDLNVELPEQPVPASGDAAALGRLVRILVDNAVKYTPAPGRVTVSLRATSDGAIIEVADTGIGISADDLPRVFDRFYRADKARSRDSGGGGLGLSIAKWIAEQHGAGIAVESDPGHGCRVKVTLPLA; via the coding sequence ATGACGCGCTGGTCGATTCGCGCGCGGTTGACGGTGTGGGTCGCGACGGTGCTCGGCCTCGTGCTCGTCGTCCTGGCGGCCTCGACGTGGTGGACCCTTCAGGAGAGCTTTGCCGAAGCCATCGACAAGGGGCTGGTTGCGAGGGTTACCGCCATTGGGCGATTCCTCGATCAGCAGACCGGACCGGCGTCGATGCAGGAGATGGAAGACGATCTGCGCGAGTACGTGACGCTCGATCCGGGTTGGAATCTGGTTCGCATCACCGGCCTAGGCATAGCCGTACTCTACAAGTCGCCCGCCTTCGATGACGCGGCCCTGCCGCCTGCCGGGCCGGAATTGGCGGCAGGCGGACGGGTCTTTCACGACGTGCAGATGAAAGGGCGCCCGCTTCGGATGATCACCGCGCGATTGGTGGCACGGCACCAGACGTACACCGTTGATGTCGCCTTACCGCTCGGGGAGCTGCAGGAGGCGCTCGATCAGTTCAAGTGGGCCGTCCTGATCCTCGTGCCGTGTGGCATCCTGGCTGCCGCGCTGGGAGGCTACTGGATCAGCCGTCGCGCTCTTGCGCCGGTGGACAGGATTGCCAGCACGGCCCGTTCCATCACTCCTCAAGACCTCGGACGCCGGCTCGACGTGCCAGCCACCGGAGACGAACTGCAGCGGCTCACCGAAACGCTCAATGCGATGCTGGACCGGCTGGAGGCCGCCTTTCGCGAGACCACGCGGTTCACCGCAGACGCGTCGCACGAGTTGAGGAGCCCGATCTCCGTGATCCGCACATCGGCCGAGATCGCGCTTCGGCGCGAGCGATCCGTCGCGGAATATCGCGAGGCGCTCTCGGGCATCCTGCACGAATCAGAGCGCACCTCCGTGCTGGTGCAGGATCTGCTGACGTTAACCCGGGCGGACGCCGGCGTGGACATCCTCCAGCGGACGCCTCTCGATCTGCGAGTGCTGCTCGACGACCTGCATGGCTCGCTGTCGACGCTCTGCGCGCATGCCAGCCTCGATCTGAACGTCGAACTGCCAGAGCAGCCCGTTCCCGCCAGCGGCGACGCGGCGGCGCTCGGCCGCCTCGTGCGCATCCTGGTGGATAACGCCGTCAAGTACACGCCCGCGCCGGGCCGGGTCACCGTGTCGCTGAGGGCCACCTCCGATGGCGCGATCATCGAGGTGGCCGACACGGGTATCGGCATCAGCGCCGACGATCTGCCCCGCGTGTTCGATCGGTTTTATCGCGCCGACAAGGCGCGCTCGCGTGATTCGGGTGGCGGCGGCCTCGGGCTGTCGATCGCGAAGTGGATAGCCGAGCAGCACGGCGCCGGCATCGCGGTCGAAAGCGACCCCGGCCACGGCTGCCGCGTGAAGGTCACTCTGCCGCTGGCGTAG
- a CDS encoding M1 family metallopeptidase: MGASAVAGPLPDKSDHVVQYAIKVKLDASSKQLAGTERLTWTNPSSDAVGELWFHLYLNAFKNTRTTFVKESGGQLRGDAMARDSWGWIDVTSIRTASGTDLTTRLAFAQPDDGNRDDQTVARLALPEPVPPGGSITLDIGFTAQLPRVFARTGFKGDFYLVGQWFPKLGVYEPAGMRGRATGGWNCHQFHANSEFYADYGTYRVEITAPSTFVVGATGERTHEHTNGDGTTTSTYEQADVHDFAWTADPRFVAVAATFSATRDVTPSEYQRAAQLLGRTLDEVRLSDVAITVLMQPEHLAQSARHVQAAKDGLKWFGLWYGRYPYRTLTVVDPAYGAGGAGGMEYPTFITAGTSILFNRWPFDRIRAPEEVTVHEFGHQFWYAMVGNNEFEEAWLDEGINSYSTGKVMEAVYGPVSTVVEFLGLRIGEVDTLRMGNSPNAKFNRIIANSWDYTPADSYGFYSYQKPEIALRTLENLVGEQTMARVMRTFHERWRFKHPQSQDFFDVVNEVTGRDFAWYFDQVMRGTDVVDYEIGSAASVRVAEERGVVDDAKGRRVVTDEEAARRDQRAEDQNAGPYETTVVARRRGEAYFPVEVAFKFAGKPVERLTWDGRDRTRTFTFVRGEKLEWVDIDPERKVLLDVNWLNNGRRLDGDSRPAAGWTARWMFLVQVLISTLGLL; the protein is encoded by the coding sequence ATGGGTGCGTCCGCGGTCGCGGGTCCGTTGCCCGACAAGTCCGATCATGTCGTCCAGTACGCCATCAAGGTCAAGCTGGACGCCTCGTCGAAGCAGCTCGCCGGCACCGAGCGCCTGACGTGGACGAACCCTTCGTCAGACGCCGTCGGCGAGTTGTGGTTCCATCTCTATCTGAACGCCTTCAAGAACACCCGAACCACGTTCGTCAAAGAGTCGGGCGGGCAACTCCGTGGCGATGCGATGGCGCGCGACTCCTGGGGCTGGATCGATGTCACGTCGATTCGGACGGCGTCGGGCACTGATCTGACGACGCGGCTGGCGTTCGCGCAGCCAGACGATGGGAATCGCGACGACCAGACCGTGGCGAGACTGGCGTTGCCGGAACCAGTGCCGCCGGGCGGGTCGATCACGCTGGATATCGGGTTCACCGCCCAGCTTCCGCGTGTGTTCGCGCGCACGGGATTCAAGGGCGACTTTTATCTGGTCGGTCAGTGGTTCCCGAAGCTTGGCGTCTACGAGCCGGCCGGCATGCGCGGCCGAGCGACGGGCGGATGGAACTGCCATCAGTTCCACGCCAATTCCGAGTTCTACGCGGACTACGGCACCTATCGCGTCGAGATCACCGCGCCTTCGACGTTTGTCGTCGGTGCGACAGGCGAGAGAACGCACGAGCACACAAACGGCGACGGCACCACCACCTCCACGTACGAGCAGGCTGATGTTCACGATTTCGCCTGGACCGCCGACCCGAGGTTTGTCGCGGTGGCGGCGACGTTTTCGGCGACCAGGGATGTGACACCGTCGGAGTATCAGCGCGCCGCTCAACTCCTGGGCCGGACCCTCGACGAGGTGCGGCTCTCGGACGTCGCCATCACCGTGTTGATGCAGCCTGAGCACCTGGCACAGTCGGCGCGGCACGTGCAGGCCGCCAAGGACGGCCTGAAGTGGTTCGGCCTGTGGTACGGGCGGTATCCCTATCGAACGTTGACGGTGGTGGATCCCGCGTACGGCGCGGGCGGCGCCGGCGGGATGGAGTATCCGACGTTCATTACGGCGGGCACGTCGATCCTGTTCAACCGATGGCCCTTCGATCGGATTCGCGCCCCTGAAGAAGTGACGGTCCACGAGTTTGGCCATCAGTTCTGGTACGCGATGGTTGGCAACAACGAGTTCGAGGAAGCCTGGCTGGACGAAGGCATCAATTCGTACTCGACCGGCAAGGTGATGGAAGCGGTCTACGGCCCGGTGTCAACGGTGGTCGAGTTTCTTGGACTGCGAATCGGCGAGGTCGACACGCTGCGGATGGGCAACAGCCCCAACGCGAAGTTCAACCGGATCATCGCCAACTCCTGGGACTACACGCCGGCGGACTCCTACGGTTTCTATTCGTACCAGAAGCCGGAGATTGCCCTCCGCACGCTCGAGAACCTCGTCGGCGAGCAGACCATGGCGCGCGTCATGCGCACGTTCCACGAACGGTGGAGATTCAAGCATCCGCAGAGCCAGGATTTCTTCGACGTGGTCAACGAGGTCACCGGCCGCGACTTCGCGTGGTACTTCGACCAGGTGATGCGGGGCACCGATGTCGTCGACTACGAGATCGGGTCGGCCGCGTCGGTGCGAGTCGCCGAGGAGAGGGGCGTTGTCGATGACGCGAAAGGCCGCCGGGTGGTAACCGATGAGGAAGCGGCCAGGCGCGACCAGCGGGCCGAGGATCAGAACGCCGGGCCGTACGAAACGACTGTGGTGGCGCGGCGCCGCGGAGAGGCGTACTTCCCGGTCGAGGTCGCGTTCAAGTTCGCGGGGAAGCCGGTTGAACGTCTCACGTGGGACGGGCGGGACCGGACCAGGACGTTCACGTTCGTGCGAGGAGAGAAACTCGAATGGGTCGATATCGACCCGGAGCGCAAAGTCCTGCTCGACGTGAATTGGCTCAACAACGGCCGGCGTCTCGACGGCGACAGCCGTCCGGCGGCAGGCTGGACTGCGCGCTGGATGTTTCTGGTTCAGGTGCTGATCTCGACGCTGGGATTGCTGTAG
- a CDS encoding peptidylprolyl isomerase translates to MKTGVSAKFVTTEGPFTIRLFDEDAPLTVANFIGLAEGSKEWTDPRTGRKSNQPYYDGIVFHRVISGFMIQGGDPLGRGTGGPGYTFKDEFSPKRRHSKPGILSMANSGPNTNGGQFFITLAPTPWLDGKHSVFGEVVDGMDVVEKIGNARTKPGDRPATDIVITSVTIDRS, encoded by the coding sequence TTGAAAACAGGTGTCTCGGCAAAGTTCGTCACCACCGAAGGCCCGTTCACGATTCGGCTGTTCGATGAAGATGCGCCGCTGACGGTCGCGAACTTCATTGGATTGGCGGAAGGGTCCAAGGAGTGGACCGATCCGCGAACAGGCAGGAAATCGAATCAGCCCTACTACGACGGCATCGTCTTCCATCGCGTCATCAGCGGCTTCATGATCCAGGGCGGCGACCCGCTGGGCCGGGGAACCGGCGGCCCGGGCTACACCTTCAAGGACGAGTTCAGCCCGAAGCGCAGGCACAGCAAGCCCGGCATCCTGTCGATGGCCAACTCTGGCCCCAACACGAACGGCGGGCAATTCTTCATTACGCTGGCGCCGACACCGTGGCTCGACGGAAAGCACTCGGTCTTCGGAGAGGTTGTCGACGGCATGGACGTCGTCGAGAAGATCGGCAACGCCAGGACGAAGCCAGGCGACCGGCCGGCCACCGACATTGTCATCACCAGCGTCACCATCGACCGGTCATAG
- the glgB gene encoding 1,4-alpha-glucan branching protein GlgB, with translation MKTLLSDLDLHLFNEGTHHRIHEKLGAHTATFDGVQGLHFAVWAPNARGVRVVGDFNRWHSAAHAMQPVGNSGIWALFVPGLSMGEKYKFEVRGSDGAVTLKADPYATRFEVPPRSATIAWELSGFQWHDDAWMESRARNGHLLSRPVSAYEVHLGSWRRTLDNQLLSYRDIADQLVAYVTEMGFTHVELMPVMEHPFTGSWGYQVTGFFAPSSRFGLPEDFKYLVDRCHAAGIGVILDWVPGHFPKDGYGLIRFDGTALYEHADPRIGEHLEWGTLAFNYGRHEVRNFLLANALFWLDEYHVDGLRVDAVASMLYLDYSRQEGQWLPNKFGGRENLEAIDFLRQLNTIVHERHPGAVTIAEESTAWPAVSRPVYAGGLGFTFKWNMGWMHDMLGYMSQDPVHRKWAHNDITFSMLYAFTENFVLPFSHDEVVHGKRSMLAKMPGDEWQRFANLRALYGFMFGHPGKKLLFMGGEFGQTREWDHDVSLDWDLVRQPLHQGLQRLVADLNRVYREEASLHEMDVTPEGFSWIDCNDHDNSVVSFLRRARAPEDFTAFVLNFTPVPRRAYRVGVPAAGTYRELLNTDSTAYGGSNVGNAGLATTEPIPAHGYPHSLSLTIPPLACVVLKPEPGRH, from the coding sequence ATGAAGACGCTGCTCTCTGACCTCGATCTCCACCTGTTCAACGAGGGCACGCACCACCGCATTCACGAGAAGCTCGGCGCGCACACGGCGACCTTCGACGGCGTGCAGGGGCTGCACTTTGCGGTGTGGGCGCCGAATGCCCGTGGCGTGAGGGTTGTCGGCGATTTCAACCGATGGCACAGCGCCGCGCACGCGATGCAGCCGGTGGGCAACTCGGGGATCTGGGCCCTGTTTGTGCCAGGGCTGTCGATGGGTGAGAAGTACAAATTCGAGGTGCGCGGGTCCGATGGGGCCGTCACGCTGAAGGCCGATCCGTACGCCACCCGGTTCGAAGTGCCGCCCCGATCGGCGACGATCGCGTGGGAGTTATCGGGTTTCCAGTGGCATGACGATGCGTGGATGGAAAGCCGCGCTCGAAATGGCCATCTGCTCAGCCGCCCGGTATCCGCCTACGAGGTGCACCTGGGATCCTGGCGCCGGACATTGGACAACCAGTTGCTGTCCTACCGCGACATCGCCGACCAACTGGTGGCGTACGTGACGGAAATGGGCTTCACGCACGTGGAGCTGATGCCCGTCATGGAGCATCCGTTCACCGGCTCGTGGGGATATCAGGTCACCGGGTTCTTCGCGCCCTCGAGCCGGTTTGGATTGCCAGAGGACTTCAAGTATCTGGTCGATCGGTGTCACGCGGCCGGAATTGGCGTCATCCTCGACTGGGTGCCGGGGCACTTCCCAAAGGACGGGTACGGCCTGATCCGGTTTGACGGCACGGCGCTCTACGAGCACGCCGATCCCCGAATTGGCGAGCACCTGGAGTGGGGCACGCTGGCGTTCAACTACGGTCGCCACGAAGTGCGCAATTTCCTGCTGGCCAACGCGCTCTTCTGGCTTGACGAGTATCACGTCGACGGCCTGCGCGTCGACGCGGTGGCCTCGATGCTCTACCTCGACTACTCCAGACAGGAAGGGCAGTGGCTGCCCAACAAATTCGGCGGGCGCGAGAACCTTGAGGCCATCGATTTTCTGCGGCAACTGAACACGATCGTGCACGAGCGGCATCCGGGGGCCGTGACCATCGCCGAGGAATCCACCGCGTGGCCGGCCGTGAGCCGGCCTGTGTATGCCGGCGGCCTGGGGTTCACCTTCAAGTGGAACATGGGCTGGATGCACGACATGCTGGGCTACATGTCGCAGGACCCGGTGCACCGTAAATGGGCGCACAACGACATCACGTTCTCGATGCTGTACGCCTTCACGGAGAACTTTGTGCTGCCGTTCTCCCATGACGAAGTCGTGCACGGCAAGCGCTCGATGCTGGCCAAGATGCCCGGGGACGAGTGGCAGCGCTTCGCCAACCTGCGGGCCCTCTACGGCTTCATGTTCGGCCACCCGGGCAAGAAGCTGCTGTTTATGGGCGGCGAGTTCGGGCAGACCCGCGAGTGGGATCACGACGTCAGCCTCGACTGGGATCTCGTGAGGCAGCCGCTGCACCAGGGCCTGCAGCGGCTCGTGGCCGATCTGAACCGCGTCTATCGCGAGGAGGCGTCGCTGCACGAGATGGACGTCACGCCCGAGGGCTTCAGCTGGATCGATTGCAACGACCACGACAACTCGGTGGTGTCGTTCTTGAGGCGCGCGAGGGCCCCGGAGGACTTTACCGCCTTCGTCCTGAATTTCACGCCCGTTCCGCGTCGTGCATACCGCGTGGGCGTGCCAGCCGCCGGCACGTACCGGGAACTGCTGAACACCGATTCGACCGCCTATGGCGGATCCAATGTCGGCAACGCCGGACTGGCGACGACCGAGCCGATCCCCGCCCACGGGTATCCCCACTCGCTCAGTCTCACGATCCCGCCGCTCGCCTGCGTCGTGCTCAAGCCCGAGCCAGGCAGACACTAG
- a CDS encoding response regulator, with translation MSEAIQQAASIIVIDDTDVSAEVLKRLLLRDGHTVEVAHDGESGLEAVRRSIPDLVLLDVMMPGINGFEVCRRIKSDPATRLTPVVLVTTLDGRDDRIRGMDAGADDFLTKPVDGMELRARVRALLRLKRFTDELDSAEAVILGMARTIEARDPYTEGHCERLARYAVRMAEAMGLPEDELAALYRGGYLHDIGKIATPDRILLKPGALSPEEFEIVKRHAIVGDQICADFRLLRPVRPIVRHHHERQNGSGYPDGLVGDQVPLLAQIAGVVDVYDAMTTSRPYKEAMASPDAFDLLRREAANGLHRMELIDLLTGLQQDGKLGAATDAEDMNRRFLKGSAR, from the coding sequence ATGTCAGAGGCTATCCAGCAGGCGGCAAGCATCATCGTCATCGACGACACTGACGTCAGTGCGGAGGTACTGAAGCGCCTCCTGCTCCGAGACGGCCACACCGTCGAGGTGGCACACGACGGGGAGAGTGGCCTGGAGGCGGTGCGCCGGTCGATTCCGGACCTGGTCCTGCTCGACGTGATGATGCCGGGAATCAACGGGTTCGAGGTTTGCAGACGGATCAAGTCTGACCCGGCCACTCGCCTCACGCCGGTCGTCCTGGTGACCACGCTCGACGGCCGGGACGATCGCATACGGGGGATGGATGCGGGCGCGGACGACTTCCTGACCAAGCCGGTCGACGGCATGGAACTGCGGGCCAGAGTCCGGGCTCTGCTCCGGTTGAAGCGGTTCACCGACGAACTCGATTCGGCCGAGGCCGTGATCCTGGGGATGGCGCGAACCATCGAGGCACGCGATCCATACACCGAAGGACATTGCGAACGGCTGGCGAGGTACGCCGTCAGGATGGCCGAGGCGATGGGCCTGCCCGAAGACGAACTCGCGGCGCTGTACCGGGGCGGGTATCTCCACGACATCGGCAAGATCGCCACGCCCGACAGGATCCTGCTGAAACCCGGGGCCCTGTCGCCCGAGGAGTTCGAGATCGTCAAGCGGCACGCGATCGTCGGTGATCAGATTTGCGCCGACTTCAGACTGCTGCGGCCCGTGCGTCCCATTGTCAGGCATCATCACGAACGGCAGAACGGGAGCGGCTATCCCGACGGTCTGGTCGGTGATCAAGTTCCCCTGCTGGCCCAGATTGCCGGCGTCGTGGACGTGTACGACGCGATGACGACCTCGCGTCCGTACAAGGAGGCTATGGCTTCGCCCGATGCGTTCGACCTGCTGAGACGAGAAGCGGCCAACGGTCTCCATCGAATGGAACTGATCGACCTGTTGACCGGGCTTCAGCAGGACGGGAAGCTCGGTGCCGCAACCGATGCCGAGGATATGAACCGCCGTTTCTTGAAAGGATCCGCTCGATGA
- a CDS encoding response regulator, whose product MTPQNPVLVLVDDDPLVRQMVGRFGARAGYDVVSSVGGAQLLDQLQRQPALVLVDLQMPGVPGLHVLRAVRERVPACEIVLTSSEATIKQAVEALQLGALDYLSKPLDFDRLGRLLVIVREEATRRRSLLAISTDAERTLFNAHWEGHLRELRNRAEPASLLAEGLLTPEWGRVGAATTPAPATETVPVIAREPQGQDRDELGLKRVERDHIVRVLERSRGNKKAAAELLGISRRKLYRYLEEYHLHIPHKAQQHTDSALL is encoded by the coding sequence ATGACACCGCAGAATCCCGTATTGGTTCTGGTCGATGACGACCCGCTGGTGCGGCAGATGGTCGGTCGATTCGGGGCTCGTGCGGGATATGACGTCGTGTCGTCGGTGGGCGGCGCGCAGTTGCTCGATCAACTTCAGCGCCAGCCGGCCCTCGTGCTGGTCGATCTTCAGATGCCGGGTGTCCCGGGTCTGCACGTCCTGCGGGCGGTTCGCGAGCGGGTTCCCGCATGCGAGATCGTGCTCACCAGCAGCGAAGCGACCATCAAGCAAGCCGTGGAGGCGCTGCAGCTCGGCGCCCTCGACTACCTCAGCAAGCCGCTTGATTTCGACCGGCTCGGCCGGCTGCTCGTCATCGTGCGTGAGGAGGCCACCCGCCGCAGGAGCCTGCTGGCCATCAGCACCGACGCGGAACGGACGTTGTTCAATGCTCACTGGGAAGGCCACCTGCGGGAGCTGCGCAATCGGGCCGAACCTGCCAGCCTGCTCGCCGAGGGTCTCTTGACGCCGGAATGGGGAAGGGTTGGCGCGGCCACCACGCCTGCGCCGGCCACCGAAACTGTTCCGGTCATCGCGCGAGAGCCTCAGGGGCAAGACCGGGACGAACTCGGTCTCAAGAGAGTCGAGCGCGACCACATCGTCCGCGTGCTCGAGCGCTCACGGGGCAACAAAAAAGCAGCCGCGGAGCTGCTCGGCATCAGCCGGCGGAAGCTGTATCGCTATCTCGAGGAGTACCACCTGCACATCCCGCACAAGGCGCAGCAGCACACCGACTCCGCATTGCTGTAG
- a CDS encoding type II secretion system protein GspG, whose translation MRLKARHLLASVRGFTIAEMAVILTVTTVVAGAVAPSVQDYISETRYQRAIRDTRAIAAAVSRFDGDMRDQSNVARGWATFDVLAGPGAAPSVGVGGDAAWVAPLGASGIGAFDDQLVTNAAGYSVLARAGTGSSRGWRGPYLDAGIRPDPWGHRYAINISALSSGASRTVVVSAGPNGQIETAFQGAAIFAGGDDLIAVVAPARQK comes from the coding sequence ATGAGGCTGAAGGCAAGGCATCTGCTGGCATCGGTAAGAGGCTTCACGATCGCGGAGATGGCCGTAATCCTCACTGTGACGACCGTTGTGGCAGGCGCGGTGGCCCCCTCGGTCCAGGACTACATCTCCGAGACCAGATACCAGCGCGCGATTCGCGATACGCGCGCGATCGCGGCGGCGGTGTCGCGTTTCGACGGAGACATGCGGGATCAGTCGAACGTGGCGCGCGGCTGGGCGACGTTCGACGTACTGGCTGGCCCGGGTGCGGCCCCATCGGTCGGTGTCGGAGGCGATGCCGCATGGGTCGCGCCACTTGGCGCGTCGGGAATCGGGGCATTCGACGATCAGCTCGTGACCAATGCTGCCGGATACAGCGTGCTCGCTCGGGCTGGAACCGGATCGAGCCGGGGATGGCGGGGCCCGTACCTCGATGCCGGCATCCGGCCCGATCCGTGGGGACACCGGTACGCGATCAACATCAGCGCGCTCTCGAGCGGGGCGAGCCGCACAGTGGTCGTGTCGGCGGGGCCCAACGGCCAGATTGAGACAGCGTTCCAGGGAGCGGCCATTTTTGCGGGAGGCGATGACCTGATTGCAGTAGTGGCGCCGGCGCGCCAGAAGTGA
- a CDS encoding response regulator, with protein sequence MWPVLLVDDEHLIRDVMRRWLETLGYEPAEAASAEEALEVMAKRPAAVAFCDIAMPGHDGLWLAERLRALYPDTAVIMVTGTQEVDAALTSLHAGAVDYLAKPFTREQLRDSMRLGMKWHRNAIRARQRAATLEVELRERLAPLADYLNRIPVTSNGALNQMLESLGLDRVTLEHSQRVSMISVNLSLALGLRSPELADIERAALLHDVGRLSLPKTILSKPASLTEEEHAVIRLQPKLVHEIIKTCPFLEPAADLVRSAYERFDGTGYPWGLKGEEIPLGARIIAAADAFDAMTHQRLHRDARALPEALFEIQRCRGTQFDPIVVDALLKVASLHWHRGAPKVVSGESVDNPHDAASLLREGNLDADDDPDHREDLGSLG encoded by the coding sequence ATGTGGCCAGTGCTGCTCGTTGATGATGAACATCTGATTCGCGACGTGATGAGGCGGTGGCTCGAGACTCTGGGTTACGAACCGGCAGAGGCGGCCAGCGCCGAGGAAGCGCTCGAGGTGATGGCGAAGCGTCCCGCCGCTGTGGCCTTCTGCGACATCGCGATGCCCGGCCACGATGGGCTCTGGCTTGCCGAACGTCTGCGAGCGCTCTATCCGGACACGGCCGTCATCATGGTGACCGGCACGCAGGAAGTCGATGCGGCGCTCACGAGCCTTCACGCGGGGGCGGTTGATTATCTGGCCAAGCCATTCACGCGAGAGCAACTGCGCGATTCGATGCGGCTGGGGATGAAGTGGCATCGGAACGCCATCAGGGCCCGGCAGCGGGCTGCCACGCTGGAAGTCGAGCTGAGAGAGCGGCTGGCACCGCTGGCGGACTACCTGAACCGGATCCCGGTGACGTCGAATGGGGCGCTCAACCAGATGCTGGAGTCGCTCGGCCTGGACCGCGTCACGCTCGAGCACAGCCAGCGCGTGTCGATGATCTCGGTCAATCTCTCCCTGGCCCTAGGACTCAGAAGCCCGGAACTGGCTGATATCGAGCGGGCTGCGCTGCTGCACGATGTCGGGAGATTGTCGCTGCCCAAGACGATCTTGAGCAAGCCGGCCTCGCTGACCGAGGAGGAGCACGCGGTGATCCGGCTGCAGCCGAAACTGGTCCACGAAATCATCAAGACCTGCCCGTTTCTGGAGCCTGCCGCAGATCTCGTCCGATCGGCGTATGAACGCTTCGACGGGACAGGCTATCCATGGGGGCTCAAGGGCGAAGAGATTCCCCTTGGGGCTCGCATCATTGCCGCCGCGGATGCGTTTGACGCGATGACGCACCAGAGGCTCCACCGAGACGCCCGCGCATTGCCGGAGGCGCTGTTTGAGATTCAGCGTTGCCGAGGCACGCAGTTCGATCCGATCGTCGTCGATGCACTCCTGAAGGTCGCCAGCCTCCACTGGCACCGAGGCGCTCCCAAGGTGGTCAGCGGAGAGTCCGTGGACAACCCGCACGACGCGGCGTCCCTGCTGCGGGAGGGAAATCTCGACGCAGACGACGATCCTGATCATCGGGAAGATCTGGGTTCGCTTGGATGA
- a CDS encoding tyrosine-type recombinase/integrase translates to MSVKIRPYRSGGWELDITVRLPNGSRRRERAKAPVSSRSAAVRWGEDRERHLLQHGVPQSRKEVPTLDEFAPRFLDGYARANRQKASGVAAKEMIVRVHLSPSLGAKSLNTILNEDVQRLKHRLLKKAPKTVNNILTVLNVMLKKSVEWDVIERMACSVKLLPVSKGSTRFYDFDEFERLVAAAKVTDPRAYLLVLLSGEAGLRLGEMVALEWTDIDFAKRQVCVQRSAWKGQVASPKGGRLRYVPLTNRLATALKDNRHLRGSLVLYQDDGTPLTEGLVQGFVRRAARKAGLVNNGPHMLRHSFCSHLAMLGAPARAIQELAGHQDLITTQRYMHLSPAALGTAVQLLDFRRERGDMLETAKGEAVKLLR, encoded by the coding sequence ATGAGCGTGAAGATCCGACCGTATCGAAGTGGCGGCTGGGAACTGGACATCACCGTCCGGCTGCCGAACGGGTCGCGACGACGAGAGCGGGCCAAGGCCCCGGTCTCGTCAAGGTCGGCGGCCGTCCGATGGGGCGAAGACCGCGAGCGGCATCTGCTGCAACACGGCGTGCCCCAATCGCGGAAGGAGGTGCCCACACTTGATGAATTCGCGCCACGTTTCTTGGACGGATACGCACGCGCGAATCGACAGAAGGCCAGTGGAGTCGCGGCGAAAGAGATGATCGTCAGGGTCCATCTCTCGCCGTCACTCGGTGCGAAGTCGCTGAACACGATTCTCAACGAGGACGTGCAGCGATTGAAACATCGCTTGCTGAAGAAGGCCCCGAAAACGGTCAACAACATTCTGACGGTGCTGAACGTGATGCTGAAGAAGTCGGTGGAGTGGGACGTCATCGAGAGGATGGCGTGCTCCGTCAAATTGCTTCCGGTGTCGAAGGGGTCGACTCGATTCTATGACTTCGATGAATTCGAGCGACTCGTCGCAGCCGCGAAGGTAACGGACCCTCGCGCCTATCTGCTGGTGTTGTTGTCGGGCGAGGCGGGATTGCGACTGGGTGAGATGGTCGCGCTCGAGTGGACCGACATCGACTTCGCCAAGCGGCAGGTGTGCGTGCAGCGGTCAGCCTGGAAGGGGCAAGTCGCGTCACCGAAAGGCGGCCGGCTTCGGTACGTTCCGCTGACCAACCGTCTCGCGACGGCACTGAAGGATAATCGGCACCTTCGCGGATCGTTGGTGCTGTATCAGGACGATGGGACTCCACTGACCGAAGGTCTGGTTCAAGGGTTCGTCCGTCGGGCAGCGCGGAAAGCGGGCCTCGTCAACAATGGTCCGCACATGCTGCGCCACTCGTTCTGTTCGCACCTGGCGATGCTCGGAGCACCCGCCCGGGCGATCCAGGAACTGGCCGGGCACCAGGACTTGATCACGACGCAGCGGTACATGCACCTGAGTCCCGCGGCGCTCGGAACGGCCGTTCAGTTGCTCGATTTCCGCCGAGAACGTGGAGACATGTTGGAGACGGCGAAAGGCGAAGCCGTTAAGTTGCTTCGGTAG